The Mesorhizobium opportunistum WSM2075 DNA window CCGGACTGATTGTATGACAACCGGGTGATCGATCAAAGCAAATGTCATTTTGGTGCTTGCCCCTTCTGGCAGCAGAAAGGGGACCGGAAAGCCCGATCCCCTCTCGCCCCAGCGCCCTTTCTGAATCGCGGCCGAACAGCTCAACCAGTGGCTGTACGAGAAACCCAGCCCGCGAATGATCTCTTTCTCGACTCTTTGACTGACACGAAGGATGCGGCAGTCACGATCTCCAAAGCGCATGTTTTGCCGCTCGACAGATTGATCTCCCGACCAGCACTATTTGTAGAGGGCCGTCTGCACGCACGGCTGGAGGTACACCGATAAACGTGCAGACGGCAGTGCGCCCGGCATATCCGTGCCGACCGCCTTGTTCAAACCGCCGAGATCGTCGCGTGCGATCCGAACGACGATCTCGGCACGGCCGTGGGCCAGTGCCTTGCATTGGGCAAAGCTCCAATTCGGTGTCGACGGCAGCGTCGAAGATGGTCGTGGCAAGGACGTAGGTATCCGTCGTTGCCATCGGCGGACGTAAAAGCCGCGGCGAGAAACGAGCCGCACGCAAACGAGATCCGCATCTGTTCGCCCCAGGTTGGAAACAAATTCTAAATTGGCGGAAGGCCGATCGAAGGTGGCCAGTTCCGCTGGGTCACACTTCTGTCCGGAAATCTCCTGGCGGTCTGTGAAGGTGGTCACAGAAGCTCGAAAACGCTCGATCGAAACCGTTGCCGTGTTTCGAGATCCATCGTGGATCGGCGGGATCGAAGTTGAAATCGCCGGGCGGCCAACGGCACTGCTGGCGCGGTGTCAGCTTCGGACGGCACCAGTCTTCGAATTCACCCCCTCAAGCAAAGTGAGCAGGCCTTTCAAAATTTCAATTGGCGGTGGCGGACAACCTGGAATGTGCAGATCGACAGGCAAGGCCTCCGACACTCCGCGCATCACGGCATAGCTGCCGGCAAAACAGCCGCCATTGCCTGCGCAATCTCCAAGTGCGACCACCCACTTTGGGTTGGGTGTTGCGTCGTAGGTCCGCTTCAATGCCTCTCGCATGTTTTTTGTGACCGGTCCGGTAACGAGCAGCACATCGGCATGGCGCGGCGAGGCGACGAACCGGATTCCAAAACGCTCGATGTCATGGAAGGCGTTGTTCAGCGCGTGCATTTCGAGTTCGCAGCCGTTGCAGGAACCGGCATCGACCGCCCGGATAGACAGGCTTCGCCCCAATCGTTTGCGAGCGGCCCCATCGAGCGCGCGTGCGAGTTCGTCGACCGCCGTGCCGCTTGCCAACGGCGGACGCTCGGTAAGAGGGCGGCGTATCAGGCTTTCAAAAAGAAGCTTGCGCATGACAGCGTGCCTTCAGAGATCATGGCCCGAATAAGAGCAGTTGAACGATTTGTTGCACAGCGGAAAGTCGGCAACGATGTTTCCTTCGATAGCGGCTTCAAGCAGCGGCCATTGAAACCAAGACGGATCGCGCAGGTGACAACGCTCGATGAGGCCAGTTTTGCCGATGCGCAGCCAGGCCAGAATGTCGCCCCGGAAACCTTCGACCAGCGCCATGCCTTCATGCGGCCCGCCTGTCCGTGAGACGTCGACGCGGATCGGTCCATCCGGCAGTTGTCGCAGGATCTGCTCGACCAGGGACAAGCTCTGTTCGACCTCGCGGATGCGAATCCAGACACGGGCGTTCACGTCGCCTTCCTGGAGGAGAGGGACATCGAAGTTGAGCGTGTCATAGGGAGGGTAGGCGAGACTTCGCCGCGCATCGAAATCCCGACCGGAGGCCCGGCCGACATACCCTCCGGCCCGATATTGTCGAGCAAGTTCCACCTTCAGCCGGCCGGTTGCGACTGTCCGATCCTGCAGCGACGCGGTGTTGTCGTAGAGATCGACCAGTGCGGGAAACCGCTGCCGGATCTCTGCGATCAGGGACCAAACCGCTGTTGTCCCGTCATCGCTCAGGTTGGTTGCCACGCCTCCCGGCACGATGCGGTCGCGCATCAGACGATGGCCGAAGGCAGCATCGCTTGCCCGCAATACGCGCTCACGCAGCACCCCACAGTGGGCATGCATGAGCGCGAAGGCGGCATCATTGCAGATAGCGCCGATGTCGCCCAGATGGTTGGCCAGACGCTCCAGCTCGGCCATGAGCGCTCGCAGCCAGATCGCGCGTGGGGGAACCTCGACACCCAGCGCCGCTTCGACCGCGCGCGCGAAGGCGAGGGAGTATGCCACGGTACTGTCGCCAGAGGTTCTGCCCGCCAGTTTGGCTGCGTGATCGATATCGGACCCCGCCATCAAGCCTTCTATGCCTTTGTGTGCGTATCCGAGGCGCTCCTCCAGCCGGACGACGGTTTCGCCACTCGCTGTAAATCGAAAATGCCCCGGCTCGATGATGCCGGCATGCACAGGCCCGACCGGTATCTGGTGCAGGCTCTCTCCCTCGGCCGACAGGAAAGGGTAGGGGGAGGCTGTCGCAGCCGGCGTCCGGGCGCGGGTACTCAACGGATGGCTGACACCCCAATAGCCATGATCGAGCCACCGTCGCGTATCAGGCGCGCCTTGCGGCAGGAGCCCGAACAGGTCAGCGGCCGCGCGTTCGAGCCGCAACGCGGGCGGATGCAGCCGACCGACGGATGGGTAGCGGCCATTCGGGCATTCCAGGCTGACAACGCCGATGTCCCCGGCATTTTCGTCATGAAGTGCCATGTGGACGGCGCCTGGCTCACCCCATAGGCCGAGCAGGCTCCAGTGGCCCTCGGCCAATTGCTCGATCGCAAAGTCCCATTTTTTCGGAGTCACCACGGCGCGCGACCATGGGAAATGATTTTCGACACGTTGGCCAGCAAGGATGAGGTCGATCAGCGCGGGCATGCTCTTTCTCTCCTCCGCTCACCCCAGGAGGCTTGCGACATGCTGGAACCAGGTGACCAGCGGTGGCGGCAGGTAGATGCCGGCGGCAAACACCAACGCCAAATGGGAATACATCGGAATGTAGGACGCCTCGGCGGGTGCGGTGCTGCCGCGCGGTTCGCCGAAAGCGACGCCGGTTAGTCGAAGCAGCAGGGCTCCGAAAGCGAGCAGGATCCCGAACACCAACGGCATCGCCAGCAGGGGGTGTCTTGCAAATGTCGAACTCACGACCAGGAATTCGCTCATGAAGATGCCGAGCGGAGGGAGGCCGGCAATGGCAACGACGCCGATGACGAGCGCCCAGCCAAGCGCCGGATGTGTCTCCGTCAGCCCCCGGATCTCGGCGATGTTCTGTGTCCCCTTGACTTGGGCAATGTGGCCGACCGTGAAAAAGATCGCCGACTTGGTCAGGCTATGCATGACCATATGCAGCAGTCCGGCAAAATTGGCGAGCGGGCCGCCCATGCCGAAGGCGAACACGATGATGCCCATGTGCTCGATCGAGGAGTACGCGAACAGGCGTTTTATGTCGCGGCGGCGATAGAGCATGAAGGCCGCGAAAACAAGCGACGTCAGCCCCATCGTGATCATCAGTGGCCCAGGCGCGATCGCTTCAGGGCTTGCCGCGAGCAACAGCTTGAAGCGCAGCACGGCATAGAGGGCGACGTTTAACAGCAAGCCCGACAGCACCGCGGAGATCGGCGTAGGACCCTCGGCATGCGCGTCTGGCAGCCAGGCATGCAAGGGCGCAAGGCCGACCTTCGTCCCGTAGCCGAGCAGCAGGAAGACGAAGGCGACATTGAGCAGAGCCGGATCGAAGCGCGCGGCGTGAGCGATGAGCACCGTCCAGACCATGGCATTCGTGCCCTCGCCAACGACCGGCTGTGCGGCCATGTAGACGAGGATGGTGCCAAACAGCGCGAGCGCGATGCCGACGCTGCCCAGAATGAAATATTTCCAGGCAGCCTCCAGCGCTTCGTGCGTGCGATAGATGCCGACCATGAGCACGGTGGTCAGCGTGGCAAGCTCCACCGCTACCCACATCAAGCCGATGTTGTTCGACACGAACGCCAGGTTCATGCCGAACATCATGATCTGGTACATCGCGTGGTAGAATCGCAGATTGGCCGCGGTCAGTCGCCCGGTATCCAGCTCATGCGCTATATAGGAGGCGCTGAAGACGCTGGTCGTGAAACCGACGAATGTGTTGAGCACGATGAAAACGACATTGAGATCGTCTACGAGCAGGTATTGATCTGGCTGCAGCCGATCCGTGACGAACAGCGAGACCGCAGCGAGCAAGGTCAGCAAGCTGGCGGCGACATTGAGGCCTGCCGATATCCGGTAGTTCGGCAGCACCGCCAGAAGCGCGGCCGAGATGACCGGTATCAGCAAAATGGCGGCGACCGCATCGAGGGAAAACGCGATCAACGGTGTTCTCCCCTGTAATCGTCGAGGGCACCGATATCCACCGAGTCGAACCGCTCGCGGATGCGGAACAGGAAGACCCCGATGACGATGAAGGCGATAAGGATCGAGAAGGCGACGCTGATCTCGACGACCAGCGGCATGCCCTTTGCCCCGGTGGCGGCAAGGACCAGGCCGTTCTCGAGCGACATGAATCCGACAACCTGGCTGACGGCATTCCGGCGGGTGACCATCACCAGCAGTCCCAGCAAAATGATGGACAGCGCGAAGGCCAGATCCTCACGGGCGAGGGGGTCGGCTTCGGGTGTTACCCGCAGCATCAGGACCATGGACAGGGCCACCAGACCTATTCCGGCAAGCATGGTCGGACCGATCCCGACGGCCGTCTCGATATCGCGATGGATGCCGAGCCGCTGAATGATGCGATGAAGCCCGATGGGAATGACGATCGCCTTGAAGATAAGCGCGATTGCCGCTGTGACGTAGAGATGATGGGCGTCCTGGATGTAGGCCTGCCAAGCCACGGACATTGCGAGCACGATTGCATGAAGCGCAAAAACATTGATCAGCGCAAAGAGACGGTCCTGGTAGAGCATCATGAAGCTGACCAGCACCAGGCTGCCGGCGAGCAGGTGAGCGATATCGAAGGTGAGACCGTTCATCACAGGCTCCGGGAGACAAACCGGAGGAGCGTGGCGAGCAAGGCAAGCATCAGCGCCGCGCCTAGGAAATCCGGGACACGGAAGACGCGCATCTTTGCGATGGCCGTCTCGAACACGGCGAGCAGCACGCCGCAGACGGCAAGTTTGCCGATATAGGCGACGACACCCGCGGCAAGGGATTGCAGTCCTGCGCCGGTTGTCGCCGCTCCCCAAGGCAGGAAGACGCAGGAAATCAGCGACATATAGAGCAGGAGCTTGAGGAACGCGGCAAACTCGATCATCGCCAGATGGCGACCGGAATATTCCAGCACCATCGCCTCGTGGACCATGGTGAGTTCCAGATGGGTCGCTGGATTGTCCACCGGAATGCGCGCGTTTTCGGCGACCGCCACCATCACGAGAGCAATGAGCGACATGCCGAGCGATACCCGCAGCCCAACCTGCGGCGAGCCCATGAAGGCGGCGACCGTGGACAACTGCGTCGCTCCGGCAACGAGCGCCAGGCTGAATACGATCAGCAGCATGGCTGGTTCGGCCAGCGAAGCGATCATGACCTCGCGGCTCGAACCTATGCCGCCAAAGCTCGTGCCGACGTCCATCCCCGCCAGCGCCAGGAAGAACCGAGCGCTTCCAAGCAGTGCGACGATGGCTATCAGATCGGCGGCCCAACTGAAGGTGAGGCCGGTAGCGAATGTCGGGATGAGTGCGGCGGCGACCCAGGTGGCGGCAAAGATCAAATAGGGTGTCACGCGAAACAGCCAGGACGCGTTGTCCGCCAGAACGACTTCCTTGCGCATCAGCCGCAGCAGGTCGCGGTAGGGTTGGACCAGGGAAGGGCCCTGGCGGCGCAGGAGTCGTGCCTTCACCTTGCGCACGAAGCCAGTCAGGAGCGGCGCCAGCAAAAGCACCAGCGCCATCTGCGCGCCTTGAACGGCCAACTCAAGGATCATGGCCATAGTGCGAGCACCAGCAGCAGGACAATGAGAAAGAGGAAAACCAGGGTCAGGTAGCGCCGGATCGTCAGGAACTGCAGATGGTTGAGGCGGTCGGTCGCAAAATCGACGGCCCTGGCGATCGGCTGATAGAGCGTCTCCCAGATCACATCATGCATTTCGACATGCAAACGCGCCGGCCCGGTTTCGCCAGGCGCAACCATTTCGACCGATTCCCTTGCACGGAATACGAACGTGCCGAACACGCGACGGATAGGCTGCGCGAAGCTGACGGCCGTGTACTGCGAGCTGGGGATGACGTCCGGGAAGCCACAACCCCAGGCTGGACCTCGACGCAGTGCATGCGACGCGAAACGGTGGATTGCATATACCGCCGCGGATGCGGAAAAGACGATGAACAGGAATACCAGCAGGCCGTTGTAGGAACTGCGGCTCGCTGCAATCGGCACGATCGACAGCCAAGGTTGCGCCATCTGCACAGGCATCCGGCTGCCGATCAGCGGTAGTGTCACCGAGGATAGGCCGTCTATGACAAGACCCGGCAGAATGCCGGCAAACAGACAAAGTGCGGCGAGAATGAACATTGCCGCCAGCGAGTAGCGGTCGACCTCGTGCGCCAGTTCCACCGCGGCCGAGCGTGGCCGGCCGAGGAATGTGATCCCGAATGCCTTTACGAAGCAGGCTGAGGCCAGTGCCGCTGACAGCGCCAGCAGACCGCCAACGGCGGGCACCATGACCTTCAAGCCCCATTGCGGCAGATCGGGGCTTTGCAATATCGCCTGAAAGGCCAGCCATTCCGAGACGAACCCGTTGAAGGGTGGAAGGGCCGAGATCGCCACGCAGCCGACCAGAAAGGCAAAACTTGTGAGGGGCATGCGAGAGATGAGGCCGCCCAGCTTCTCCATGTCCCGCTCGCCAGTTGCCGTCAGCACCGCGCCCGCACCGAAAAACAGCAGGCTCTTGAAAAAGGAATGGTTGAGGACGTGGAACAGCGCGGCGGTGAGCGCCAGCGCGGCAGCCGATGGCATGGCGTTCGCTTTGAAGGCCAGCGCGAGGCCAAGGCTCACGAAGATGACGCCGACGTTTTCGATGGTGCTGTAGGCAAGAAGCCGCTTCAGGTCCTTTTCCATCAGCGCGTAGAGGATGCCGAGAACCGCCGTCAGGCCGCCGAAGAAAAGGACGACGACGCCCGACCACCAGGGTGGCTCACCGAGAAGATCGAAAATAACGCGAATGAAGCCATAGACGGCGACTTTGGTCATGACGCCGCTCATGAGAGCCGAGACGTGGCTTGGCGCGGCCGGGTGAGCGAGCGGCAGCCAAACGTGGAGCGGAACAAGTCCAGCCTTGGAGCCGGCGCCCAACAGCATGAGAGCCAGAACGAAAGCAGTGACCAGCGGGGTGGATGAGGCGGCACGCATCGCCTCGAACGTGTAGTTTCCGTCCGGGCCAGCCAACAGGCCGAACGCAAGCAGCAGCGCGAGCGTGCCGAAGCTCGCCATCACGAGATAGATGTAGCCCGCCCGCGCATTGTCCTGGTCGCGATGATGCGCCATGACGAGCGCCCAGGAAGCGAGCGACATGAATTCCCAGGAAAGCAGGAAAGTGAAGGCATCGTCCGCGAGCACGACAAGATTCATTCCGGCGAGGAAGGCCGGGAAGAACGGCAGCACCCGATGGGGCGCAGACTCGTGCCTGCCGTAGCCGAGGCCGTAAAGACTGGCCATGGCACCGCCGAAGTTGACGATGACGAGGAAGAAAGTCGAGAGCGCATCCAGACGGAAATGCGCGCCGATCCATGGCAATCCAAGCGGCAAAACGGCGGTCGACGGGGTGACGGGATCATCGGCGATGCGGCTCGCGAGAACCAGGAGCACGGCCGCCGATATGCCCAGCGTCAAGCTGTAGATCAGGCGTGTTGCCGGTCCCGCCCTGCGGCTTTCCGAAACCGCAAGCACCGCGGTCCCCAGGAGCGCGGCAACGCTCCACAGAAGGACCGCGGCCCCCGGAATCACGCCACGCTCCTCACAGGGAATTTGGCATCCGCATCTGCCCGGCCAAGAACCTTGGCAGGATCAAAGTCTGCCTTCAGCCGCACGCCGCGCCCGCCGATCTGGCTTGAGGCGCCATCGGCGATCAATTCGACGCCGGCGAGGTCAAGTGCTCCGATCAACTTCATGAGGGAATCGACGTTGCCCCGGATAATCGACTCGCTGGCCTCCATGCGTTGAATTGTCGGCACGGAAAGGCCAGACAATTCGGCAAGCCTGCGCTGGTCGATACCAAGGAGCGCCCTCGCGGCACGCAACTGTGGAGCAGTTATCACGGTCGCACCCCCTTTGTCAGCTTTGAGGTATTATCTCTGGGCGTTGGAGCATATATTAAAATGGGGAGCATTCAAATAATGATGCGTGACGCATCTGCGAGGCGAGCTGCAATGGTGGAGGTATCCCTGCGCTCACGACGGGCGGCACAAGGCTTAGTCTTGCCGTGGTCCTGAGGCAGGACTGCCGAGCTACTGCAGGAGCCGTCTCACGCGAACGGAGACATCCTCCAGGACTGGCATGGTGGCCAGAACGAGGAGAATGGCTGCGAGAAACAGCGTTGCGGCAAAGCCGACGTGCTTGAAACCCACTGCGCCGATGACGCCGCCGATAAAGAACAATGCTACAAGCGACGCGAGCAGTCTCAGCTTCCTTCGATCCGCCTTGACGAACAGTCCGTCGGAGTCATTTCCCGAGATGTTCCAATAAAGCAGCTTGCCGATTTCGATGCCCATGTCGGTCACCAGGCCGGTGACATGCGTCGTCCGGATTCTGGCTTCCGACAGCTTGGTGATGATGGCGTTCTGCAACCCCATGATGAAGCAAAGCAGCATCACGGTCATCGGCACGAACAGCGCTTCGTGACGTGCAAGATGGCTGCCGAGCAGACCGAAACAGATCAGCAGGATCGCTTCCAGGACAAGCGGGAACGCGTATTCGCTCTGCAGGCCCTGCCGCCTTCCCCAGTTGACCAAGACGGCCGAACAGGCGGCCCCGGCAACAAACGACAGGAAGGCTCCCAATCCCGAAAGCACCAGTTCGACATTGCCGAGTGCCAGATGATCAGCCATCGAGGAAACGATGCCTGACATGTGGGACGTATACTGCTGAACTGCCAGAAAGCCGCCGGTATTGGCGGCTCCTGCGATGAACGTCAGAAAGCGAGCGAGGTGCCGGTCGGTTCTTTCGCTTCGCTCCTTTCCGG harbors:
- a CDS encoding hydrogenase-4 component E, whose translation is MNGLTFDIAHLLAGSLVLVSFMMLYQDRLFALINVFALHAIVLAMSVAWQAYIQDAHHLYVTAAIALIFKAIVIPIGLHRIIQRLGIHRDIETAVGIGPTMLAGIGLVALSMVLMLRVTPEADPLAREDLAFALSIILLGLLVMVTRRNAVSQVVGFMSLENGLVLAATGAKGMPLVVEISVAFSILIAFIVIGVFLFRIRERFDSVDIGALDDYRGEHR
- a CDS encoding helix-turn-helix domain-containing protein is translated as MITAPQLRAARALLGIDQRRLAELSGLSVPTIQRMEASESIIRGNVDSLMKLIGALDLAGVELIADGASSQIGGRGVRLKADFDPAKVLGRADADAKFPVRSVA
- a CDS encoding hydrogenase 4 subunit F; translation: MIAFSLDAVAAILLIPVISAALLAVLPNYRISAGLNVAASLLTLLAAVSLFVTDRLQPDQYLLVDDLNVVFIVLNTFVGFTTSVFSASYIAHELDTGRLTAANLRFYHAMYQIMMFGMNLAFVSNNIGLMWVAVELATLTTVLMVGIYRTHEALEAAWKYFILGSVGIALALFGTILVYMAAQPVVGEGTNAMVWTVLIAHAARFDPALLNVAFVFLLLGYGTKVGLAPLHAWLPDAHAEGPTPISAVLSGLLLNVALYAVLRFKLLLAASPEAIAPGPLMITMGLTSLVFAAFMLYRRRDIKRLFAYSSIEHMGIIVFAFGMGGPLANFAGLLHMVMHSLTKSAIFFTVGHIAQVKGTQNIAEIRGLTETHPALGWALVIGVVAIAGLPPLGIFMSEFLVVSSTFARHPLLAMPLVFGILLAFGALLLRLTGVAFGEPRGSTAPAEASYIPMYSHLALVFAAGIYLPPPLVTWFQHVASLLG
- a CDS encoding NADH-quinone oxidoreductase subunit C — translated: MPALIDLILAGQRVENHFPWSRAVVTPKKWDFAIEQLAEGHWSLLGLWGEPGAVHMALHDENAGDIGVVSLECPNGRYPSVGRLHPPALRLERAAADLFGLLPQGAPDTRRWLDHGYWGVSHPLSTRARTPAATASPYPFLSAEGESLHQIPVGPVHAGIIEPGHFRFTASGETVVRLEERLGYAHKGIEGLMAGSDIDHAAKLAGRTSGDSTVAYSLAFARAVEAALGVEVPPRAIWLRALMAELERLANHLGDIGAICNDAAFALMHAHCGVLRERVLRASDAAFGHRLMRDRIVPGGVATNLSDDGTTAVWSLIAEIRQRFPALVDLYDNTASLQDRTVATGRLKVELARQYRAGGYVGRASGRDFDARRSLAYPPYDTLNFDVPLLQEGDVNARVWIRIREVEQSLSLVEQILRQLPDGPIRVDVSRTGGPHEGMALVEGFRGDILAWLRIGKTGLIERCHLRDPSWFQWPLLEAAIEGNIVADFPLCNKSFNCSYSGHDL
- the hyfB gene encoding hydrogenase 4 subunit B, which produces MIPGAAVLLWSVAALLGTAVLAVSESRRAGPATRLIYSLTLGISAAVLLVLASRIADDPVTPSTAVLPLGLPWIGAHFRLDALSTFFLVIVNFGGAMASLYGLGYGRHESAPHRVLPFFPAFLAGMNLVVLADDAFTFLLSWEFMSLASWALVMAHHRDQDNARAGYIYLVMASFGTLALLLAFGLLAGPDGNYTFEAMRAASSTPLVTAFVLALMLLGAGSKAGLVPLHVWLPLAHPAAPSHVSALMSGVMTKVAVYGFIRVIFDLLGEPPWWSGVVVLFFGGLTAVLGILYALMEKDLKRLLAYSTIENVGVIFVSLGLALAFKANAMPSAAALALTAALFHVLNHSFFKSLLFFGAGAVLTATGERDMEKLGGLISRMPLTSFAFLVGCVAISALPPFNGFVSEWLAFQAILQSPDLPQWGLKVMVPAVGGLLALSAALASACFVKAFGITFLGRPRSAAVELAHEVDRYSLAAMFILAALCLFAGILPGLVIDGLSSVTLPLIGSRMPVQMAQPWLSIVPIAASRSSYNGLLVFLFIVFSASAAVYAIHRFASHALRRGPAWGCGFPDVIPSSQYTAVSFAQPIRRVFGTFVFRARESVEMVAPGETGPARLHVEMHDVIWETLYQPIARAVDFATDRLNHLQFLTIRRYLTLVFLFLIVLLLVLALWP
- a CDS encoding NADH-quinone oxidoreductase subunit B family protein, yielding MRKLLFESLIRRPLTERPPLASGTAVDELARALDGAARKRLGRSLSIRAVDAGSCNGCELEMHALNNAFHDIERFGIRFVASPRHADVLLVTGPVTKNMREALKRTYDATPNPKWVVALGDCAGNGGCFAGSYAVMRGVSEALPVDLHIPGCPPPPIEILKGLLTLLEGVNSKTGAVRS
- a CDS encoding respiratory chain complex I subunit 1 family protein yields the protein MAMILELAVQGAQMALVLLLAPLLTGFVRKVKARLLRRQGPSLVQPYRDLLRLMRKEVVLADNASWLFRVTPYLIFAATWVAAALIPTFATGLTFSWAADLIAIVALLGSARFFLALAGMDVGTSFGGIGSSREVMIASLAEPAMLLIVFSLALVAGATQLSTVAAFMGSPQVGLRVSLGMSLIALVMVAVAENARIPVDNPATHLELTMVHEAMVLEYSGRHLAMIEFAAFLKLLLYMSLISCVFLPWGAATTGAGLQSLAAGVVAYIGKLAVCGVLLAVFETAIAKMRVFRVPDFLGAALMLALLATLLRFVSRSL